The DNA region TTTGAGTTTCTCTGTGGAGGAACACTCGTCAGTGATCGGTTCGTGCTGACCGCCGGGCACTGTACTTATGATAGTGAAAGGTATTCTCGGGGTTAGCTTATTTAAGACTGCATTGATCACTTATGTTTTGATGATTCCAGAGGCTACCCAGTGATAGTGAGACTGGGCGAGCACAACTTGGACAACGACTTGGATCACCAGATAGACTTTGACATTCGGGAGATTGTGAAGCATCCGAGCTATAGAGCTAACAGTGCGTACCACGACATTGCTTTAATTGAGCTAAAACGGGCGGTGAGATTCTCCAGGTATATCAGACCGGCCTGTCTTTGGACATCGAACTCGTTGAACTATACGATGGCGATCGCTACCGGGTACGGCCAGCTGGGATTCAGTGAGTAAAGATTGAGTTGAAAAATTGCATTCCTTCTGAAACCCACCTCATTTCCAGTGGAGTCCCGTTCGCGCAAGCTAACAAAGGTCACGCTGAAATTTTTCACCGGCAAACAGTGCGGCAAGATGTTTCCGAGCAGCCGAAAGATGCGCAACGGCGTCATCGGTGAGCAACTTTGTGCGGGCAGCAGCGACGGTCGCGACACCTGCCAGGGTGATTCCGGTGGACCGTTGCAGGTGAAAATCGAGGAACGCGGTTGCATGTACCACGTGGTGGGAATCACCTCGCGGGGTAACGACGCCTGTGGTCTGGGGCAAGCATTGGCAATCTACACCAAAGTGTCCTCGTACGTAAACTGGATCGAACGGGTCGTTTGGAACGCGGATGAATGGATTTGGTACTGAGTAAT from Culex quinquefasciatus strain JHB chromosome 3, VPISU_Cqui_1.0_pri_paternal, whole genome shotgun sequence includes:
- the LOC6050728 gene encoding serine protease snake is translated as MISYGLVCVCLTVRLVIILGQRTAALKCQEYRAQTVTRTGIIPLISRPVPVYQDGFDCVGSTVDVITGGTEADEGEFPHQALLGWPASAVLSRRLDDEFEFLCGGTLVSDRFVLTAGHCTYDSERGYPVIVRLGEHNLDNDLDHQIDFDIREIVKHPSYRANSAYHDIALIELKRAVRFSRYIRPACLWTSNSLNYTMAIATGYGQLGFMESRSRKLTKVTLKFFTGKQCGKMFPSSRKMRNGVIGEQLCAGSSDGRDTCQGDSGGPLQVKIEERGCMYHVVGITSRGNDACGLGQALAIYTKVSSYVNWIERVVWNADEWIWY